The Tolypothrix sp. NIES-4075 DNA window TATATCAGCCAAAGCTGCAAAGTTACTATTTAAGAAACTAGTTGAGGGTCTAGAGTGAATGAGTAATCCAGAACTAAGTGAGCGAGAGCTAGATGTACTCCGTTTAATGGCACAAGGAATGAGTAATTTAGAAATTAGTAGTACTTTGAGTATCGGTGAAAGCACCGTCAAATCTCACGTTAATCGAATTTTAAGTAAGTTGGGAGTCAATGATCGCACTCAAGCCGTGATTATTGCTGTTAAACGAGGAATTGTCAATTTGTAAGCAAGTTGTACTAAAGTTGAAATTTAGATTCCAACTTTAGTTGGAGCCAACCTTCCATTTTTATATGGACTGATTTATCAATCACTTTATTGAGCAAAAGTTGAAACTTTTAGTGGGCGACAAATTAGAGTTAATTGCATATATTTAATTCAGACAAACATTGATAGCAATTTAGTTGCAAGATATAAGTTTACTTTACCCAAAGAAAGTAGAAAGAGAGTTGTATGTTTATCGCCAGCGCTGAACATACAACCGTCGGAGGTATCAGTGAGTTTTGACCGCGATCGCAGTTCGTTATTCGTCCCACCTTCAACACAAGATCACATAAAAGGTATGCTGAATGCCACAGTAGTGCTGGTGATGTATGGGGACTATCAATGTCAAGAGAGTGCGGACGTTTACAGACTGATTAAAGTCATTGGGCGACAGCTTAGTGTTTCTTTAGGGGAGAATTATTTGTGCTTCATTTTCCGTCATTTTCCACAGATAGAGATTCATTCTCATGCTCAACGTGCGGCTGAAGCGGCTGAAGCCGCTGCTGTCCAAGGTCAATTTTGGCCAATGCATGAAATGCTGTTTACCCATCAACAAAAGTTGGAAAACGGCTATCTGGTGGAGTATGCCAATAATCTAGGACTTGATATTTCCCAATTTCTGCAAGATATATCCAAAAAAGTTTACATTGATGCGGTCAATAAAGATATTGAAAGTGGGTTACACAGTGGAGTAACGGCTGCCCCAGCACTATTTATTAATGGAATTTGGTATAGCGTAGGCGTAGCCCGCCGCAGGCATCGCTGGAACATTGAGCAGTTGATGGCAGCTATTATCACTGCAAGTCATTAAGTTTCTTGGTTTTTAACCACACAACCAAAATTTCTGCTTATTACGCAAGCAATTAATCAACAGGAGCAATCTAATGGCACAATCTCTCTGGCTTTTTGGCTCTCACCTCAACATCATT harbors:
- a CDS encoding DsbA family protein; this translates as MSFDRDRSSLFVPPSTQDHIKGMLNATVVLVMYGDYQCQESADVYRLIKVIGRQLSVSLGENYLCFIFRHFPQIEIHSHAQRAAEAAEAAAVQGQFWPMHEMLFTHQQKLENGYLVEYANNLGLDISQFLQDISKKVYIDAVNKDIESGLHSGVTAAPALFINGIWYSVGVARRRHRWNIEQLMAAIITASH